In Deinococcus detaillensis, a single window of DNA contains:
- a CDS encoding transposase, producing the protein MHTVLREDVCTSTGREATPSASIIDSQSVWTTEAGGPRGYDGGKKISGRKRHILVDTLGLVMGIVVHPADIQDRAGAGLLFNKVHNRFPRMKHVWADAGYTGKLASEVKLHLNWNLEIVKHPWSGNIRTWAPVDQPPLTCSRKTGPSENRVSGTLRGTVPGGQHEGKKVHR; encoded by the coding sequence GTGCACACAGTGCTGCGGGAAGATGTTTGTACCAGCACTGGGCGTGAAGCCACGCCCAGTGCCTCCATCATCGACAGTCAATCCGTATGGACGACCGAGGCGGGAGGCCCACGAGGCTACGACGGCGGGAAAAAAATCAGTGGGCGCAAACGGCACATCCTCGTCGATACCTTGGGTCTGGTGATGGGAATTGTGGTGCATCCAGCTGACATTCAAGACCGCGCAGGCGCGGGCCTCCTCTTCAATAAGGTTCACAACCGCTTTCCCCGGATGAAGCATGTTTGGGCAGATGCAGGGTACACAGGCAAACTGGCCTCGGAGGTCAAACTGCACTTAAACTGGAATTTGGAGATTGTGAAGCATCCCTGGTCTGGCAACATCAGAACCTGGGCACCTGTCGATCAACCACCACTGACCTGCTCCCGCAAAACCGGTCCAAGTGAGAATAGAGTGTCTGGCACACTGAGGGGTACCGTCCCCGGAGGCCAGCATGAAGGGAAAAAAGTTCACCGATGA
- a CDS encoding transposase yields the protein MDRKPYDTDLTDTEWITPEPLFPAPQTVERPRTWSLRDILDGIFYVIQGGNAWRLMAHDLPPWSTVYHYHRA from the coding sequence ATGGACAGAAAGCCGTACGACACAGACCTGACGGATACCGAATGGATCACGCCTGAACCCTTGTTTCCAGCACCCCAGACTGTGGAACGTCCTCGAACGTGGTCGCTGCGAGACATCCTGGACGGCATTTTCTATGTCATTCAGGGTGGAAACGCCTGGCGGCTGATGGCACATGACCTGCCACCCTGGTCGACGGTGTATCACTATCACCGGGCCTAG